A window from Alkalicoccobacillus plakortidis encodes these proteins:
- a CDS encoding sulfite exporter TauE/SafE family protein, which translates to MKDCCDMYLILLLIGFASSAYGMMIGAGGGFILVPLLLLIYGLSPEVAAGTGLFIVLISSLSGLYAYVKKRQVLFKMGLLVSVGAVPGTLLGRWLLVGIEAQLFYTAFALLMIGLGVFLMIKSPPKEEVASGNIQSASIHLLPLIGCMIGMLSSFFGVGGGFLLVPILVFAWKLPFHQAAGTSIFALVIYSFVGTVPSYVQGQIDWYIAFWSGIGVLIGSQIGVYVSSRLKAVYLTRLLAILVIGIGISLVV; encoded by the coding sequence ATGAAGGACTGTTGTGATATGTATCTTATTCTTTTATTAATAGGTTTTGCATCGAGTGCGTATGGCATGATGATTGGGGCTGGCGGAGGATTTATTCTTGTTCCGCTGCTGTTATTGATATATGGTTTGTCGCCCGAGGTGGCTGCTGGGACTGGGCTTTTTATTGTGCTGATCAGTAGTCTTTCGGGTTTGTATGCTTATGTAAAAAAGCGTCAAGTTCTTTTTAAAATGGGGCTTTTGGTTTCGGTGGGTGCGGTTCCTGGTACGTTACTTGGCAGATGGTTACTTGTGGGCATAGAAGCACAACTGTTTTACACAGCATTTGCTTTGTTGATGATTGGTTTAGGCGTTTTTCTGATGATAAAGAGTCCACCTAAGGAAGAGGTTGCTTCGGGTAATATTCAATCTGCGTCCATTCATTTACTCCCGCTGATTGGGTGTATGATTGGCATGCTGTCTTCCTTTTTTGGGGTAGGTGGTGGATTTTTGTTAGTTCCGATTTTAGTGTTTGCATGGAAACTGCCCTTTCATCAAGCGGCTGGAACTTCGATTTTTGCGCTTGTGATCTACTCATTTGTGGGGACGGTCCCTTCGTATGTGCAAGGTCAAATCGACTGGTATATTGCGTTTTGGAGTGGAATTGGAGTACTAATCGGCTCGCAAATAGGTGTGTATGTATCTTCTCGTTTAAAAGCTGTTTACCTGACACGTTTGTTGGCGATTCTTGTTATTGGTATAGGCATTTCATTAGTGGTTTAG
- a CDS encoding LysR family transcriptional regulator, producing the protein MNLRWLELFCLIVEEGSISAAGRSAYISQPSVTKYMHYLEEHYGAMLLHRGSGKVTPTEAGRVLYPHAKAIIQDYQNSLESVAFTDHKTKRDLKVGASFTLGEYMMPTVVAAFNQIHDDSDVQVTIQNTRTILKMLEDQQIDLAFVEGEIHTDSLRKQAMIEDKVILVVNPTHPWSKRTHILPQELREERYIAREPKSSTRIIVEKHLMVKQAGLKLEPHLQLNTTQAVKSAVQSGLGYGFLSHYAVQQEIQNGLLVHVPFANLSITRPFWSVVKPLRFEKPIVETFQQLTQQLLKELEPT; encoded by the coding sequence ATGAATTTAAGGTGGCTAGAGCTTTTTTGTTTAATTGTGGAGGAAGGAAGTATCAGCGCAGCAGGACGGAGTGCGTACATCTCTCAGCCTTCTGTGACAAAATATATGCACTATCTTGAGGAACATTATGGAGCCATGCTTCTTCATCGTGGAAGTGGCAAGGTAACTCCTACTGAGGCGGGGCGTGTGCTCTATCCACATGCAAAAGCAATTATCCAGGATTATCAAAACTCTCTTGAGTCCGTTGCATTCACAGATCACAAGACAAAACGTGATTTGAAAGTGGGTGCTTCTTTCACTTTAGGGGAATATATGATGCCTACTGTGGTTGCGGCTTTTAATCAAATACATGACGATTCTGACGTGCAGGTCACAATCCAAAATACACGAACCATTTTAAAAATGCTAGAGGATCAACAAATTGATCTAGCTTTTGTAGAAGGAGAAATACATACAGATTCACTACGGAAACAAGCGATGATTGAGGATAAAGTTATTCTGGTGGTGAATCCCACACATCCTTGGTCAAAACGAACCCACATCCTGCCTCAGGAACTGCGAGAGGAACGGTACATTGCACGCGAACCGAAATCATCCACTCGAATCATTGTTGAAAAACATCTGATGGTTAAGCAGGCGGGACTAAAACTCGAACCGCATCTTCAACTAAACACAACACAAGCTGTAAAAAGTGCTGTTCAGTCAGGCTTGGGTTACGGTTTTTTATCTCATTATGCTGTGCAACAAGAAATCCAAAATGGCTTACTCGTCCACGTGCCGTTTGCCAACCTGAGCATTACTCGCCCTTTTTGGAGTGTGGTGAAGCCCCTCCGTTTTGAAAAGCCAATTGTCGAGACGTTTCAACAGCTAACTCAACAATTATTAAAAGAGCTTGAACCAACATGA
- a CDS encoding nuclease-related domain-containing protein — translation MKDGHPAQSKINEDLSLREAGYRGERNLDYYLSFLEERDFYFIHDLRLQAESGHFFQMDTVVLHSSFIGIIEAKNTSGNIQFQKSPRQVVRQIQEKEQVISNPHLQVKRQRLQLMDWLLFNGWPLLPIYEFVAFTNPLTKIHSDSPRVTHAEDIPHLLGEQQQRPSSIKLDQKQIQNLSKMLVLSHQKDCSSIVPSYKMSSSDIQTGVQCPKCESLQMRRGIIQGGWQCEMCHNISKDAHIQALEDFLLLVQPTITNRQFRDFLQISSSKTAYRLLSQLSIPRTHSNKHSFYTLSYPLHKR, via the coding sequence TTGAAGGATGGACATCCAGCTCAGTCGAAAATAAATGAGGATTTATCATTAAGAGAGGCTGGATACCGGGGTGAGCGGAATCTTGATTACTATCTCTCATTTCTCGAGGAAAGAGATTTTTATTTTATCCATGATTTGAGACTTCAGGCTGAGAGCGGGCACTTTTTTCAAATGGATACTGTTGTGTTACATTCATCTTTTATCGGGATCATTGAGGCTAAAAACACCTCGGGAAATATTCAATTTCAAAAGTCGCCAAGGCAGGTGGTTAGACAAATTCAGGAGAAAGAACAAGTCATATCCAATCCCCATTTGCAAGTTAAAAGGCAGAGACTTCAGTTGATGGATTGGTTACTTTTTAATGGGTGGCCGTTACTGCCGATATATGAGTTTGTTGCATTTACGAACCCTCTGACAAAGATTCACTCTGATTCTCCGCGTGTCACTCATGCTGAAGATATTCCTCATTTGCTTGGTGAGCAGCAGCAACGTCCTTCTTCTATAAAACTAGATCAAAAGCAAATACAGAATTTATCCAAGATGTTAGTTCTCTCTCATCAAAAAGATTGTTCCTCGATAGTACCGTCTTATAAAATGTCATCCTCGGACATTCAAACGGGTGTGCAGTGTCCAAAGTGTGAATCGCTCCAAATGAGAAGAGGAATAATTCAGGGCGGCTGGCAATGTGAAATGTGTCACAACATCTCGAAGGATGCGCATATACAAGCTCTTGAAGATTTTCTTCTATTAGTTCAACCCACTATCACCAATCGGCAATTCCGCGATTTTCTTCAGATTTCATCCTCTAAAACAGCTTACCGTCTACTCAGTCAGTTATCGATCCCGAGAACTCATAGCAATAAACACTCCTTTTACACCCTTTCTTATCCTCTTCATAAACGATAA
- a CDS encoding YkvA family protein: MVKHNELPDPSKLSVYQDEFNEKSFWFKIKKYGKKVGAAGVYAVFLLYYTFRKPDLPLKARSTILGALGYFVMPFDFIPDITPIIGYTDDMVALTGALLLVAAYIDDATKDRARTKVKSLFGDDVLGDIQSIDEKIDRDHPKEAP, translated from the coding sequence ATGGTGAAACATAATGAATTACCGGATCCGAGCAAACTCTCAGTTTATCAAGATGAGTTTAATGAAAAGTCATTTTGGTTTAAAATAAAAAAATATGGCAAGAAGGTTGGAGCAGCGGGTGTTTATGCGGTGTTTTTGCTTTATTATACGTTTAGAAAACCAGATCTTCCGTTAAAGGCTAGGTCAACGATTTTGGGGGCTCTTGGTTATTTTGTGATGCCTTTTGATTTTATTCCTGATATTACTCCGATCATTGGCTACACGGATGATATGGTTGCGTTGACGGGTGCGTTACTTTTAGTGGCTGCTTATATTGATGATGCAACGAAGGATAGGGCGCGCACTAAGGTTAAGAGTCTGTTTGGTGATGATGTTCTTGGTGATATTCAATCTATAGATGAAAAGATTGATAGGGATCATCCAAAAGAAGCGCCATAA
- a CDS encoding sigma-54-dependent Fis family transcriptional regulator, translated as MKAMHITVIAPYEGLQKTVKRVIQQQKQMKYELYLADLQEAIPIIEKVDDKTDLYISRGGTAKIIKAHTSKQVVEIPISGYDILRTLLLIQDEKDGAEIIAFENISSDFYEISQLLGIEVPITSIESENEVEKAVIRAKESGRRVIIGDTVTNQIAQRYGVEGILITSGEESVKQAFEQAETIRQVHHFYDEENQLYKVLAKEIEEPYFIVEEKEIRFKSDTLKKLEKKENLGMMLQALFELNEYEYNQELRHILYSNGKPYQIYVQPLKEKLNHSIVYIRSMEKVIPSFCRWFQTDGLSLPLVLGTDIVLENHFNEVVEKEGPILITSVEGSGERCITEAILANQWAIECDLNKEVDIDLLFSTQMPLFLLHLDQLLPSKQLEIVEAANQYANPVVFFCESQIELRVFEGRVFELPTLSKRLQHDLSFIRAFISRANSRYGKQVIGIKNTSSEIQELSHRHSLVSFRDLIFREIERADSPHILLQVDRAEQEKEGFIHLDLTKSLDEMESEIIQKVLEDEGFNQSKTAKRLNINRTTVWRKLK; from the coding sequence ATGAAAGCCATGCATATAACGGTTATTGCCCCTTATGAGGGACTTCAAAAAACAGTTAAACGAGTGATTCAGCAGCAAAAACAGATGAAATACGAATTGTATCTTGCTGATTTACAAGAGGCTATTCCAATTATTGAGAAGGTTGATGATAAAACGGATTTATATATTAGTCGTGGTGGTACAGCTAAAATTATCAAGGCTCACACAAGTAAACAGGTAGTGGAGATTCCGATATCGGGGTATGACATTCTGAGAACGCTTTTGCTGATTCAGGATGAAAAGGATGGGGCGGAAATTATTGCGTTTGAGAATATATCGAGTGATTTTTATGAAATTTCTCAATTGTTGGGAATTGAGGTTCCGATCACATCTATAGAATCAGAAAATGAAGTTGAAAAAGCTGTCATTCGTGCGAAAGAGTCGGGTCGTCGGGTCATAATTGGTGACACCGTAACAAATCAGATTGCCCAACGGTACGGTGTGGAAGGCATTCTGATTACTTCAGGTGAGGAATCAGTGAAGCAGGCATTTGAACAGGCTGAGACAATTCGTCAGGTACACCATTTTTATGATGAAGAAAATCAACTCTACAAAGTACTAGCCAAGGAGATAGAGGAGCCTTATTTCATTGTTGAAGAAAAGGAAATTCGATTTAAAAGTGATACGTTAAAAAAGCTTGAGAAAAAAGAAAATCTAGGTATGATGTTACAGGCGTTATTTGAGTTAAATGAATATGAATACAATCAAGAACTTAGACACATCTTATATAGCAATGGGAAGCCGTATCAAATATATGTACAACCGTTAAAAGAGAAGTTGAATCATTCAATTGTTTATATTCGCTCAATGGAAAAAGTCATCCCTAGTTTCTGTAGATGGTTTCAAACAGATGGTCTATCTCTGCCACTTGTTTTAGGTACAGATATTGTCCTGGAAAATCATTTTAACGAAGTTGTTGAAAAGGAAGGTCCGATTTTAATTACTTCAGTAGAAGGTTCTGGAGAGCGATGTATAACCGAAGCGATCCTAGCTAACCAATGGGCCATTGAATGCGATTTAAATAAAGAAGTCGATATAGACCTATTATTTAGTACGCAGATGCCATTATTTCTTTTACATCTTGATCAACTGCTACCTTCAAAACAGCTAGAAATTGTAGAGGCGGCAAACCAGTATGCAAATCCAGTTGTCTTTTTCTGTGAATCGCAGATCGAACTTCGCGTTTTTGAAGGAAGAGTTTTTGAACTACCGACGTTGTCTAAGAGGTTACAGCATGATTTGAGCTTTATTCGAGCTTTTATCTCACGTGCTAATAGTCGATATGGCAAACAAGTGATTGGGATAAAGAATACCTCGTCTGAAATTCAAGAACTTTCACATCGTCATTCTCTTGTTTCATTTAGAGATTTGATTTTCCGTGAAATTGAACGAGCTGATTCACCTCATATTTTGCTACAGGTTGATCGTGCTGAACAAGAGAAAGAAGGATTTATTCACCTTGATCTAACAAAATCGCTTGATGAGATGGAAAGTGAAATCATTCAAAAGGTCCTTGAGGATGAGGGCTTTAATCAATCTAAAACAGCTAAACGCCTAAATATAAATCGAACCACTGTCTGGAGGAAACTAAAATAG
- a CDS encoding four-carbon acid sugar kinase family protein, translating into MKVAIIADDITGANDSGVQLAKSGLKTAVWLNNEQETNEPLEAVVIDTDSRAMSQDDAKEAIKSSMDVLATYQPEILFKKVDSTLRGNVGAELYAMIQADKPDYVLLTPSFPESKRTVDKGILYVDGTAIGETEFALNEADPVKDSRIADHVGRQFKGQLLEVPEELWTKAHEKITTWLRQQQTEKGCVFICDATSSHTLKAIAEFAQTSQDHILLAGSAGLSSALEIKSSGVKRQVERKDPTLPILYLVGSMSDISRKQVQQLLKQESAVGIKIDALKAVNEDEFVRASEFERVSKEAHSILEEQKIPVIFSGTERHEIDAVYAYAEEQKIALSIISQRIVSLLAAVGENLTLSHSFQAIVMTGGDTAKALCKRVSVSQLDLIDEFETGIPISIFTGSLAGTYAITKAGAFGTEFTFSNIYQFFMEGTTK; encoded by the coding sequence ATGAAGGTCGCTATCATAGCGGACGATATTACAGGAGCTAATGACAGTGGTGTGCAGCTTGCAAAAAGCGGGCTGAAAACCGCTGTCTGGCTTAATAATGAGCAAGAGACAAATGAACCGCTTGAGGCTGTAGTCATTGATACAGACAGCCGCGCTATGAGTCAAGATGATGCCAAGGAAGCAATCAAATCATCTATGGATGTATTGGCAACGTATCAACCAGAGATTCTATTTAAAAAAGTGGATTCTACTTTAAGGGGAAATGTTGGTGCAGAGCTTTATGCAATGATCCAAGCGGACAAGCCTGATTATGTTTTGCTAACACCAAGTTTTCCTGAAAGTAAGCGTACAGTTGATAAAGGAATTTTATATGTAGACGGCACCGCAATTGGGGAAACGGAATTTGCGTTAAATGAAGCAGATCCGGTTAAAGACTCGCGTATAGCAGATCATGTTGGAAGGCAGTTTAAGGGGCAGCTTTTAGAGGTTCCAGAAGAGCTGTGGACCAAAGCTCATGAGAAGATCACAACTTGGCTAAGACAACAACAAACGGAAAAGGGCTGTGTTTTCATTTGTGATGCGACAAGCTCTCATACACTAAAAGCAATTGCTGAGTTTGCACAAACTTCACAAGATCATATTCTTCTCGCCGGTTCAGCAGGACTTTCCTCTGCTTTAGAAATAAAAAGCAGTGGTGTGAAAAGACAGGTAGAAAGAAAAGATCCTACTCTGCCGATTTTATATTTAGTTGGAAGTATGAGTGATATCAGCCGCAAACAGGTTCAGCAATTGCTGAAACAAGAAAGTGCTGTTGGGATAAAAATTGACGCTCTAAAAGCAGTGAATGAGGATGAATTTGTAAGAGCAAGTGAATTTGAGCGTGTTAGTAAAGAGGCACATTCAATACTTGAAGAACAAAAGATTCCTGTTATTTTCTCTGGAACAGAGCGACATGAAATTGATGCCGTTTATGCTTATGCTGAAGAACAGAAGATTGCTTTATCAATTATCAGCCAACGCATTGTTTCACTTCTCGCAGCAGTTGGGGAAAATCTCACCTTGTCTCACTCATTCCAAGCGATTGTGATGACGGGTGGAGATACAGCCAAAGCGCTATGCAAACGAGTTTCGGTGAGTCAGCTTGATTTAATTGATGAATTTGAAACGGGAATTCCAATTTCAATATTTACCGGATCGCTTGCTGGCACCTACGCTATCACAAAGGCTGGAGCATTTGGAACCGAATTTACATTCAGCAACATTTATCAATTTTTTATGGAGGGAACTACAAAGTGA